A DNA window from Halomicrobium mukohataei DSM 12286 contains the following coding sequences:
- a CDS encoding HAD family hydrolase encodes MTTTTAICFDLDGTLVQYDRSFDEILTTAFEREIGTATEEMVEAYETGFFDTFEECEPEPYHAGMRAALAEAEIDTDDVNVDALVAALRDEELAATGVSSAARDCLSELGADEATTLVVCSDGVGEWQRAKIDRHDLADFDETVISYDVGGHKTDGDPYDAVRERVDAEEYVMVGDSHESDVVAAREAGFVPVQYEDAETDLFAILTAML; translated from the coding sequence ATGACCACCACGACGGCGATCTGTTTCGACCTCGACGGGACGCTGGTCCAGTACGATCGTTCGTTCGACGAGATACTGACGACGGCCTTCGAACGCGAGATCGGGACCGCGACCGAGGAGATGGTCGAGGCCTACGAGACCGGTTTCTTCGATACGTTCGAGGAGTGTGAGCCGGAGCCGTACCACGCGGGGATGCGGGCCGCGCTGGCGGAGGCCGAGATCGACACCGACGACGTGAACGTCGACGCGCTCGTGGCGGCGCTGCGAGACGAGGAGCTCGCGGCGACCGGCGTGTCGTCGGCCGCGCGGGACTGCCTCTCGGAACTGGGCGCGGACGAGGCGACGACGCTCGTGGTCTGTAGCGACGGCGTCGGCGAGTGGCAGCGCGCGAAGATCGACCGCCACGACCTCGCAGACTTCGACGAGACGGTGATCTCCTACGACGTGGGCGGGCACAAGACCGACGGCGACCCCTACGACGCCGTCCGCGAGCGTGTCGACGCCGAGGAGTACGTGATGGTCGGCGACAGCCACGAGTCGGACGTGGTGGCCGCCCGCGAGGCCGGCTTCGTGCCGGTGCAGTACGAGGACGCCGAGACGGACCTGTTCGCGATCCTCACCGCGATGCTGTGA
- a CDS encoding RNA-binding domain-containing protein, translating into MSAVYSVDVRVTAPVHDTEVTDRVADAVTNIFPTADPSYEGDQIVAECHDMSHVSELLHREEILDTARGVFFDTLDDDTFTFELNKQAAFEGRINFSVGGPAELGDIHVQVRVTEPSAEAFIDAIAPPTEDGAPIDTE; encoded by the coding sequence ATGAGCGCGGTTTACAGCGTCGACGTGCGGGTAACTGCGCCGGTCCACGACACCGAGGTGACGGATCGGGTCGCCGACGCCGTCACGAACATCTTCCCGACGGCCGATCCCAGCTACGAGGGCGACCAGATCGTCGCGGAGTGTCACGACATGAGCCACGTCTCGGAGCTGCTCCACCGCGAGGAGATCCTCGACACGGCCCGGGGCGTCTTCTTCGACACGCTCGACGACGACACGTTCACATTCGAGTTGAACAAGCAGGCGGCCTTCGAGGGGCGGATCAACTTCTCGGTGGGCGGGCCCGCAGAGCTCGGGGACATCCACGTCCAGGTGCGCGTGACCGAGCCGTCGGCCGAGGCCTTCATCGACGCCATCGCACCGCCGACCGAGGACGGCGCACCCATCGACACCGAATGA
- a CDS encoding AAA family ATPase encodes MRVLATVGLPGSGKGEAANVARELDVPVVTMGDVIRAECRDRGLDPATEHGRVATALREENGPAAIAERSLPLIEDELASSDAVLVDGVRSDVEVDAFEEAFGASFSLVSIEAPFEVREARLAERGRDGDRDDGGESLEERDERERGFGMDAAMERADVHIDNTDSLEAFQSKVRTLLADGIDAYRSQYDAAEGDA; translated from the coding sequence ATGAGAGTACTCGCGACGGTCGGGCTACCGGGCAGCGGCAAGGGCGAGGCCGCCAACGTCGCCCGCGAGCTGGACGTGCCGGTCGTGACGATGGGAGACGTGATCCGTGCGGAGTGTCGGGACCGCGGGCTGGATCCGGCGACCGAGCACGGCCGCGTGGCGACGGCGCTTCGCGAAGAGAACGGGCCGGCGGCCATCGCCGAGCGGTCGCTCCCGCTGATCGAAGACGAGCTCGCGTCGAGCGACGCGGTGCTGGTCGACGGCGTCCGGTCGGACGTGGAGGTCGACGCCTTCGAGGAGGCGTTCGGGGCGTCGTTCTCGCTGGTCAGCATCGAGGCACCGTTCGAGGTCCGGGAAGCGCGGCTGGCAGAACGGGGCCGAGACGGCGATCGCGACGACGGCGGTGAATCCCTCGAAGAGCGCGACGAACGCGAGCGAGGCTTCGGAATGGACGCGGCCATGGAACGGGCCGACGTACACATCGACAACACCGACAGTCTGGAGGCGTTCCAGTCGAAGGTGCGGACGCTGCTGGCCGACGGCATCGACGCCTACCGGAGCCAGTACGACGCCGCGGAGGGGGACGCATGA
- a CDS encoding YccF domain-containing protein, with translation MAQRSLVVRALWFVFVGWWLTPILVNVAWLLNVTVILLPFGIKLINLVPTALTLAEPRSLAEGTGASQPSLVVRAIYFVLVGWWLSWLWANVAAALSMTIVGIPIAIWLFNRLPYVTSLYRFHGR, from the coding sequence ATGGCTCAACGCTCGCTGGTCGTCCGTGCTCTCTGGTTCGTCTTCGTCGGCTGGTGGCTCACGCCGATTCTGGTCAACGTCGCGTGGCTGTTGAACGTTACCGTGATCTTGCTTCCGTTCGGGATCAAGCTCATCAACCTCGTCCCGACGGCGCTGACGCTGGCCGAACCCCGATCGCTGGCCGAGGGAACCGGCGCGTCACAGCCGTCGCTCGTGGTGCGGGCGATCTACTTCGTGCTCGTGGGCTGGTGGCTCTCGTGGCTGTGGGCCAACGTCGCCGCCGCGCTGTCGATGACGATCGTCGGCATTCCGATCGCGATCTGGCTGTTCAACCGGCTTCCGTACGTCACGTCGCTGTACCGATTCCACGGGCGATAG
- a CDS encoding polyprenyl synthetase family protein, with translation MEYLQRRRDRVEERLEAVLDGVEPDELADEVRHVALAGGKRVRPTVTVLVCEALGGEPADAVEFAVGIELVHNASLVIDDIIDESDVRRGTPSAWAAFGHGPAIIASDGLLGEAFALFSSDERAMQAVTESMVELGEGEATELVSQPTNETEYIELARRKTGALFRAAAELGAIAADADAYTVEAFGQYAERVGVAFQMRDDVLDATADAEKLGKPAGQDAEMDRPSFVEVTDLTPAEANERARAESDAALEALATVDTDDSQATEYLQDLAEFVVVRER, from the coding sequence ATGGAGTACTTACAGCGGCGTCGGGACCGCGTCGAGGAACGGCTGGAGGCCGTCCTCGACGGGGTCGAACCCGACGAACTCGCCGACGAAGTCCGCCACGTGGCCCTGGCCGGAGGGAAGCGCGTTCGGCCGACAGTGACGGTGCTGGTCTGTGAGGCGCTGGGCGGAGAGCCCGCCGACGCGGTGGAGTTCGCGGTCGGGATCGAACTGGTCCACAACGCCTCGCTGGTGATCGACGACATCATCGACGAGTCCGACGTGCGTCGCGGGACGCCCTCGGCGTGGGCGGCCTTCGGCCACGGGCCAGCCATCATCGCCTCCGACGGGCTGCTCGGCGAAGCGTTCGCACTCTTTTCCAGCGACGAGCGAGCCATGCAGGCCGTGACCGAGTCGATGGTCGAACTCGGCGAGGGCGAAGCGACCGAGCTCGTCAGCCAACCGACCAACGAGACCGAGTACATCGAGCTGGCCCGCCGGAAGACCGGCGCGCTGTTCCGGGCGGCGGCGGAGCTGGGCGCGATCGCGGCCGACGCCGACGCCTACACGGTCGAAGCCTTCGGCCAGTACGCCGAGCGGGTCGGCGTCGCCTTCCAGATGCGCGACGACGTGCTCGACGCGACGGCCGACGCGGAGAAACTGGGCAAGCCCGCCGGCCAGGACGCCGAGATGGACCGCCCCTCGTTCGTCGAGGTGACCGATCTCACGCCAGCGGAGGCCAACGAACGGGCTCGCGCGGAGTCCGACGCCGCGCTCGAAGCGCTCGCGACCGTCGACACCGACGACAGCCAGGCGACGGAGTACCTGCAGGATCTGGCGGAGTTCGTCGTCGTCCGCGAGCGGTAG
- a CDS encoding electron transfer flavoprotein subunit alpha/FixB family protein, with the protein MTVLAVAEHRRGELRDVSHELVTAGRELADATDGDLHVAVVSGSVEEYADRLDRDGVDVIHTVAHGEEFNHDVYTQAVTQLAEEVDPTVLLMPQSVNGLDYAPAVANRVGLPLITDAVDLAYDDGLTATRELYGSKVETTIDSHADSTAVTIRPAEWPAAEGNGDATVEPFEATIDESAIRSTVTGFQEVGGGDVDISEADVLVSIGRGIEEEENLDLIRDLADTLDATLSASRPIVDNGWLPKNRQVGQSGKVVTPDVYIAIGISGAVQHVAGMKGADTIVAINDDPNAPIFDIADYGIVDDLFDVVPALIEQFE; encoded by the coding sequence ATGACGGTCCTGGCCGTCGCCGAACACCGCCGCGGCGAGTTGCGAGACGTGAGCCACGAACTCGTGACCGCCGGCCGCGAGCTGGCAGACGCGACCGACGGGGACCTCCACGTGGCCGTCGTCAGCGGCTCGGTCGAGGAGTACGCCGATCGGCTCGACCGCGACGGCGTCGACGTGATCCACACGGTCGCCCACGGCGAGGAGTTCAACCACGACGTGTACACGCAAGCGGTCACGCAACTGGCCGAAGAGGTCGATCCCACGGTACTGCTCATGCCCCAGAGCGTCAACGGGCTCGACTACGCGCCGGCCGTCGCGAACCGGGTCGGCCTACCGCTGATCACCGACGCCGTCGATCTCGCCTACGACGACGGACTGACCGCCACCCGAGAGCTGTACGGTTCGAAGGTCGAGACCACGATCGACAGTCACGCCGACAGCACCGCAGTCACGATCAGACCCGCCGAGTGGCCCGCGGCCGAGGGCAACGGCGACGCCACGGTCGAGCCCTTCGAGGCGACGATCGACGAATCGGCGATTCGATCGACGGTCACCGGCTTCCAGGAGGTCGGCGGCGGCGACGTCGACATCTCGGAAGCCGACGTGCTCGTCTCGATCGGTCGCGGGATCGAGGAGGAGGAGAACCTCGATCTGATCCGCGACCTGGCCGACACACTCGACGCGACGCTGTCGGCGTCCCGCCCGATCGTCGACAACGGCTGGCTGCCCAAAAACAGGCAGGTCGGCCAGTCTGGCAAGGTCGTCACGCCGGACGTGTACATCGCCATCGGCATCTCCGGCGCGGTACAGCACGTCGCCGGGATGAAAGGCGCAGACACGATCGTCGCGATCAACGACGACCCCAACGCGCCGATCTTCGACATCGCCGACTACGGGATCGTCGACGACCTCTTCGACGTGGTACCGGCGCTGATAGAGCAGTTCGAGTGA
- a CDS encoding electron transfer flavoprotein subunit beta/FixA family protein, translating into MKVLVTVKEVTAVDDEFEIDGLDIDDRYVTADLNEWDEYAVEEAVQLSESLDDVEVVTVTIGPSDAEETIRQALAKGADRAIRVWDDALDDDAMLDPATKARLLAAVAEQEDPDLILTGVQSADDSLGATGVTLADQLGTEWAAVVNALDLDAQAGVAHVHRELEGGVEELTDVELPAVLTIQTGINDPRYASLRGIRQAQSKELAEKTLDDIGLDATALDSPIEQTALYEPESEGDATLYEGTPEETAGELAGLLAERGVGQ; encoded by the coding sequence ATGAAAGTCCTTGTCACGGTAAAGGAGGTGACCGCAGTCGACGACGAGTTCGAGATCGACGGACTCGACATCGACGATCGGTACGTCACGGCCGACCTCAACGAGTGGGACGAGTACGCCGTCGAGGAAGCCGTCCAGCTCTCCGAATCCCTCGACGACGTCGAGGTCGTGACGGTGACGATCGGCCCCAGTGACGCCGAGGAGACGATCCGACAGGCACTGGCGAAGGGTGCCGATCGCGCGATTCGTGTCTGGGACGACGCCCTCGACGACGACGCGATGCTCGATCCCGCGACGAAAGCGCGCCTGCTTGCGGCCGTTGCCGAACAGGAAGACCCCGACCTGATACTCACGGGCGTCCAGTCGGCCGACGACAGCCTCGGCGCGACCGGCGTGACGCTTGCCGACCAGCTCGGGACCGAGTGGGCGGCCGTCGTCAACGCGCTCGATCTCGACGCCCAAGCGGGCGTCGCACACGTCCACCGCGAACTCGAAGGCGGCGTCGAAGAGCTGACCGACGTGGAGCTGCCCGCCGTGTTGACGATCCAGACCGGGATCAACGACCCCCGCTACGCCAGCCTCCGCGGGATTCGACAGGCCCAGAGCAAGGAGCTGGCCGAGAAGACGCTCGACGATATCGGGCTCGACGCGACGGCGCTGGACAGCCCGATCGAACAGACCGCCCTGTACGAGCCAGAATCCGAGGGTGACGCGACGCTGTACGAAGGCACGCCAGAGGAGACGGCCGGTGAGCTGGCTGGCCTGCTCGCCGAACGGGGGGTGGGCCAATGA
- a CDS encoding helix-turn-helix transcriptional regulator, whose amino-acid sequence MSHRLRAAHFALLLVVLSAPVAATSGVVGGVDAQQTPPPTASSTASHTTILIQLRSDGNATFSVTASGFDVANEQERNSFKTTAERFTEGEADTLGLSAFRRANAAASEATGRPMELRDVRRSSNLTNGTLTLSFTWTNFARSEGETRYVDDVYNTTDPWLTGLEADQTLVLELPPGAGIRTVPKQVRDGQIVWEGPTTFTESELELAYTPGAEGPSNSPSSPGGGPDGDPDGGSSLLWGGLALLGAVVAASGVYVLLLRDDSVIDRDAFDAGPLATESEDDGDEPPATVPTAAPAETDEAPDQEIDEELLSDEERVELLLERNGGRMKQANIVKETGWSNAKVSQLLSSMEEDGQIDKLRIGRENLISFPDEDVTDIEN is encoded by the coding sequence ATGTCACACCGGTTACGAGCCGCCCACTTCGCCCTCCTGCTGGTGGTGCTCTCGGCACCAGTTGCGGCCACCAGTGGCGTGGTCGGCGGTGTCGACGCCCAGCAAACGCCCCCGCCGACAGCGTCGTCGACCGCCAGCCACACGACGATCCTGATACAGCTTCGGTCTGACGGTAACGCCACGTTTTCTGTCACCGCCAGTGGCTTCGACGTCGCGAACGAGCAGGAGCGAAACAGTTTCAAAACGACGGCAGAGCGGTTCACCGAGGGCGAAGCGGACACGCTCGGGCTGTCGGCGTTCCGGCGGGCGAACGCGGCCGCGAGCGAAGCGACCGGCCGCCCGATGGAACTGCGCGACGTACGACGAAGCAGCAATCTCACCAACGGGACGCTGACGCTGTCCTTTACCTGGACCAACTTCGCGCGCTCGGAGGGTGAGACCCGGTACGTCGACGACGTGTACAACACCACGGATCCCTGGCTGACCGGCCTGGAAGCGGACCAGACGCTCGTCCTCGAGTTGCCGCCGGGAGCCGGGATCCGGACAGTCCCGAAACAGGTGCGGGACGGCCAGATCGTCTGGGAGGGTCCGACGACGTTCACGGAGTCCGAACTCGAACTCGCCTACACTCCCGGAGCGGAGGGACCCTCTAACTCGCCGTCGTCCCCCGGTGGAGGCCCCGATGGGGACCCCGACGGCGGGTCGTCGCTGCTCTGGGGCGGGCTCGCCCTGTTGGGTGCCGTGGTCGCCGCCTCCGGCGTCTACGTGCTGTTGCTTCGGGACGACAGCGTCATCGACCGCGACGCGTTCGACGCCGGTCCCCTCGCGACCGAGTCCGAGGACGACGGGGACGAGCCGCCTGCGACCGTGCCGACGGCGGCCCCGGCAGAGACCGACGAAGCGCCCGACCAGGAAATCGACGAAGAGCTGCTCAGCGACGAGGAACGCGTCGAACTGCTGCTGGAGCGCAACGGCGGACGAATGAAGCAGGCGAACATCGTCAAAGAGACCGGCTGGTCGAACGCGAAAGTCTCACAGCTGCTCTCTTCGATGGAAGAGGACGGCCAGATCGACAAGCTCAGGATCGGACGCGAGAACCTGATTTCGTTCCCGGACGAGGACGTCACGGACATCGAGAACTGA
- a CDS encoding DUF7096 domain-containing protein has product MRPATVSILALLFVVLSLPAVVAGPVPAEQGTAAQFDDPSPVIVPIQEFANYLTIPPGNVTVSDHGAVNVNTGTAVATDAASLRGQHRTTAFENEFYDTSSTSERSEIIRSEVSWAETRSDELRVRRAGAIEAYASGTISTTKFVRTMALIDTEARQISATIGRVKDVARRSSYSLPRRLDTRIENLRGEVEVLRGPVARRASEAVTGDRRIESVYVESSDSGYTLAMVDGDSYYRETYLADERRPEATDQFRESDLYLVNAANRRGIELYPWVTNDTSPSGQALGETGIYRFRAEYTSGDLTAYLDGGTTNVFREHQRQSLAAIPVTDTVTEQDDSLRLRINRTYETGPMHVRLVDSVTGEPVSGTVRIDGEYVGTTGADGALWTVEPRPGVPLTVRTDDGTVFDARLPP; this is encoded by the coding sequence ATGCGTCCCGCCACCGTCTCGATCCTCGCCCTCCTCTTCGTCGTGCTGTCGCTGCCCGCCGTAGTTGCGGGTCCTGTCCCCGCTGAACAGGGGACGGCGGCGCAGTTCGACGATCCGTCTCCGGTGATCGTCCCGATCCAAGAGTTCGCCAACTACCTGACGATTCCGCCTGGCAACGTGACGGTCTCCGACCACGGAGCCGTCAACGTCAACACCGGGACGGCAGTCGCGACCGACGCCGCGTCCCTCCGCGGACAGCATCGGACGACCGCCTTCGAAAACGAGTTCTACGACACCTCCTCGACCAGCGAGCGGTCCGAGATCATCCGCTCGGAAGTGAGCTGGGCAGAGACCAGGTCCGACGAGTTGCGCGTCCGACGCGCCGGTGCCATCGAGGCGTACGCCTCCGGGACGATATCCACCACGAAGTTCGTTCGGACGATGGCACTGATCGACACCGAAGCACGGCAGATCTCGGCGACGATCGGTCGGGTCAAAGACGTCGCCAGACGGTCGAGTTACTCGCTTCCGAGGCGACTCGACACGCGTATCGAGAATCTCAGAGGCGAGGTCGAGGTGCTCCGCGGGCCGGTCGCCCGACGTGCCAGCGAGGCCGTCACCGGTGACCGGCGGATCGAATCGGTCTACGTCGAAAGTTCGGACTCGGGGTACACGCTCGCGATGGTCGACGGCGACTCGTACTACCGCGAGACGTATCTCGCCGACGAGCGTCGGCCCGAGGCCACCGATCAGTTCCGGGAGAGCGACCTCTATCTGGTCAACGCGGCCAACCGTCGTGGCATCGAGCTGTACCCCTGGGTGACAAACGACACCTCGCCGTCCGGCCAGGCGCTCGGCGAGACCGGCATCTACCGGTTCCGGGCCGAGTACACCAGCGGCGACCTCACGGCGTATCTCGACGGCGGGACCACCAACGTCTTCCGGGAACACCAGCGCCAGTCGCTGGCGGCGATTCCGGTTACCGACACGGTGACCGAACAGGACGACTCGCTCCGGCTCCGGATCAATCGGACGTACGAAACCGGGCCGATGCACGTCCGGCTGGTCGACAGTGTGACCGGCGAGCCGGTGTCCGGAACCGTCCGGATCGACGGCGAGTACGTCGGGACGACCGGTGCGGACGGGGCCCTCTGGACCGTCGAGCCACGCCCCGGTGTTCCGCTGACGGTCCGCACCGACGACGGCACCGTCTTCGACGCCCGGCTCCCACCCTGA
- a CDS encoding type IV pilin — translation MDRATSPVVGVALLLALTVLAATAVGTAAVALDTPTPAPTASFSLTADAATDTLVLTHRGGDTVSVERLRLVVTVGGDELDSQPPVPFFAAEGFRGGPTGPFNSADDGTWSGGERGSFRIASTNAPLPAAGDTVVVRLLAGDTIVGTVRATAS, via the coding sequence ATGGACCGGGCCACCTCGCCGGTCGTCGGTGTCGCGCTACTGCTCGCGCTGACGGTGCTGGCCGCGACCGCGGTCGGCACCGCCGCTGTCGCTCTCGATACCCCGACCCCGGCACCGACGGCGTCGTTCTCGCTGACGGCCGACGCCGCAACCGACACGCTGGTCCTGACACACCGAGGCGGCGACACCGTCTCAGTCGAGCGACTGCGGCTGGTCGTCACGGTCGGCGGGGACGAACTCGACTCCCAGCCGCCGGTGCCGTTCTTCGCCGCCGAGGGGTTTCGAGGCGGCCCCACCGGCCCGTTCAACAGCGCCGACGACGGCACCTGGAGTGGCGGCGAACGGGGATCGTTTCGAATCGCGTCGACGAACGCACCGCTGCCGGCAGCTGGGGATACCGTCGTGGTCCGGCTCCTCGCCGGTGACACGATCGTCGGGACCGTCCGCGCGACTGCGAGCTGA
- a CDS encoding methyltransferase domain-containing protein, whose amino-acid sequence MGVLENKSRARTFYKYLSKVYDRVNPFIWNEEMRDEAIAKLDIEPDDHVLDVGCGTGFATEGLLEATEHVYGLDQSAHQLEKAYAKFGKRGPVAFHRGDAERLPFQDDTFDVVWSSGSIEYWPNPVDALEECRRITKPGGRVLIVGPDYPSQSVFQKLADAIMLFYDEDEADRMFEDAGFTDFEHFIQQNRPGSPKAITTIARVPE is encoded by the coding sequence ATGGGAGTCCTCGAAAACAAGTCGCGTGCGCGGACGTTCTACAAGTACCTCTCGAAGGTGTACGACCGTGTCAACCCATTCATCTGGAACGAGGAGATGCGCGACGAGGCGATCGCGAAGCTCGACATCGAACCGGACGATCACGTCCTCGACGTGGGATGTGGCACCGGCTTCGCCACGGAGGGACTGCTCGAAGCGACCGAACACGTCTACGGGCTCGACCAGAGCGCCCACCAACTGGAGAAGGCGTACGCGAAGTTCGGCAAGCGCGGTCCGGTCGCGTTCCACCGCGGCGACGCGGAACGACTCCCCTTCCAAGACGACACGTTCGACGTGGTCTGGTCGTCGGGATCGATCGAGTACTGGCCCAACCCCGTCGACGCGCTCGAAGAGTGCCGGCGGATCACCAAGCCCGGCGGACGGGTGCTGATCGTCGGTCCGGACTACCCGAGCCAGAGTGTCTTCCAGAAGCTCGCGGACGCGATCATGCTGTTCTACGACGAGGACGAGGCCGACCGGATGTTCGAAGACGCTGGCTTCACCGACTTCGAGCACTTCATTCAGCAGAACAGACCGGGAAGTCCGAAGGCCATCACCACGATCGCACGCGTCCCCGAGTAA
- the ahaH gene encoding ATP synthase archaeal subunit H, with protein sequence MPRPEVLDRIKAAEQDADDIVDEAEQDREQRLEDAREEAEQIRETAREEAQSAAQERLEEARAEIEADRKELLEEGEQARDDLESRAQERTEDVIEHVTELFEEAVHAQT encoded by the coding sequence ATGCCACGGCCAGAAGTTCTCGACCGTATCAAAGCGGCCGAACAGGACGCCGACGACATTGTCGACGAGGCCGAACAGGACCGTGAGCAACGACTCGAAGACGCTCGCGAGGAAGCCGAGCAGATCCGCGAGACGGCCCGAGAGGAGGCCCAATCGGCAGCCCAGGAGCGTCTCGAAGAGGCTCGTGCCGAAATCGAGGCCGATCGCAAGGAACTGCTCGAAGAGGGCGAGCAGGCCCGCGACGATCTCGAATCGCGCGCCCAAGAGCGCACCGAGGACGTGATCGAACACGTCACAGAACTGTTCGAGGAGGCGGTACATGCTCAGACCTGA